The Sceloporus undulatus isolate JIND9_A2432 ecotype Alabama chromosome 7, SceUnd_v1.1, whole genome shotgun sequence genome segment AGGTACATGTGGCTTGTCGGCCGTACATGGCCCCCTATATGTGTGACTGTTTGCATGTGAGAACATCTACTGCACATGATGCGTCTCTCCTACACTGAGCAGAGAGCATGACTCTATGATCCATGCAATgcttcccaactctatgattctgtgatccatTCACTCAGGTGGCGGATGCCGTTTCGGCGAAAGGGACCTTCAAGCAAATGCCCGGCTGTTTCAACTTCCTCCGGAAGCGATTCTTCTTCATGGTCAAATGAAGGACCCTCTACAAAGTAGAAGATCTGGACCTCCTCCTAGAAGTGGTCCCAAAAGTCGTCCTGTTTGAAATGGCGTAGCGCTACGAGATTAAGATGGATACTCCTCTAGTTGAGCAAAAGTCTTACGGATGGAGCAGAGACTTATTTTACCGTGACAAAAACCCCATCTCTTTCCTTTTATTCGGAGAGACCTGAAGGATCTGCTTCCTGAATTTGGAGTTTCCCGAAAGGATCTTGCTGGGATACATTTCCCATACATTTCCCATTCTTGGGACCTTCCTGACTCGGCTCAGTTAGAACCAACTTGAATCAGGTTGAatgttttccctttctccctttccatttTAAGGAACTCTCTCAAAAAATCCCCCAAACATAGCTTTGTGAGCTTGCTTTGCGTGATTTTGGGTTTTTCTACTATCAGTACGGTCTAAGGGAAACTATTGACTCTAAAACTGGTGGAAGAAACCCAACAGAAATTGCTTTTCTGGGACCAGAAAACAatgcatttttcatatttttgaatTAATTGATATGTTTTTTGATTAAATTTCCAGTCTTTCCTTATATTTCTATGAAACCTGGTTATTTGTTGAAGTTTTGTACCTAATGCAAGAGTGgtgttggattgcaaatcccagtaGCCTTAGCATCACAGTAtcatggtgagggatgctgggatttgcagtctaacaacactTGGGGGGGATGTCAGAGTTGTTACCCTACGCTAGCAGGAGAAGAAATAAATCCTGCAAAGGGCACGAAGAGGTGTCTGTCCTAAGAGTCTTTTGGGGTCCAAAATGGGACCAGAGCGGTACAGATACAAGCCAGAAGCAGGCCAAATCCATAAATACAATCatgggagctggagatgtttgattattttgtttttattgccatATTTATTGCAGGGTTTTATTtgttgggtgatgtttctggatCCCATACTTCATGATACCATCCCATACTTCAATGTGTTGCCATCACCTGCAGAGAatgcaaagggaaagaaagagggaaggaaaatgaGGATTTCATCTTTGTGACTTTGAATTTGATTTGGTTATTTGCGGgtatgattaatatgttctttctaggaatttctagggtCCTCCAGCAGGACTTTATGGCCAACTTTCACCAGacattgcattggaggacctgggcATTTGGAGGTCCTCCTGCACAAATCTATGGGCTTTATCGCACTAGGGGAGATCCCATGGGAAAGTGGGACTAAAcgcgatttaaagtacatttgaatttaaaccaaacttgtaaATTTGGTTGGTTCatcacactagggactgcccaagtgaaatgaTGCGAAGTTAAAccaaacgcaaagcagagaaaaatggcagcttttttgcTTTCGGATTGTTCCGAAAGTACAAAGCTggcagttttctctgctttgcgtttggattaactttgcgttatttcccATTAACTGTGacgctgtgtgataaactttgggcatttccaggttttctttggtttaaatttaGATtaactccagtttctccacaaaATCTTGCTAATGTGATAAACGATTCTGTTTaaggtctggcagatgttgaccatagagttgtgctggaggacctagaaattcctagagaggtgtaaaAAGTGCTCCAGCAGCATCTGTTTGAAGGTGCTTTGGTCATTTTTCAGTCTAGAGCTCAGCGCCTTGGACAGCAGGAGATTTCTTTGGAATTGTTTCTTTGGATTACAACGgactggggaatgctgggagctgtagtccagaaaagaaaTATCCCATGCTCCTGCCATCCTGTCTTTAAGCCCTTTCTCGGTCTTTTAAGGCCCTCCTCACCTGTTCAATCCAGTCGTTGAAAACCGAGACCCGAGTGAAAACCGACGGCTTGCGGTAGTAGTTGCAGCCGAGCGCAGAGCCAAAGCTGACCACGCCATGGACCTCCCACTGTCCGCCGGAGGTTTGGCAATTGAGGGGGCCTCCGGAATCACCCTGTAAAACCATCCCAGCACCCAAAAAGAGAATTAGTTTGCATCCAAATTTGGGCACCGAAGCTCTAAAGAGGATGTTAAAATTGACCAGGAGGATCCAGAGTCGAGATCGCGTCCAGAGAAGGGAGGGAACGCTGTCgtgaaatgtcaggaatttgCAAAAACCAGAGAAATCCCAACTATAATGACATCAAGGGACACCATGTTAAGAGGAAAGGCAGAAGAATTCGAAAGAGAGAGatcaatgtatgtatgtattattacAAAGAAACTataatttgaagttgaaggctttcatggctggcatccatagttttttgtgggtttttcagactatgtggccatgttctagaagagtttcttcctgatgtttcaccagcatctgtggctggcatcttcggagaatgcttctgaagccccagatgctggcgacacgtcaggaagaaactcttctagaacatggccacccgaaaaacccacaaaaaaccctgtaAACTATAACAATAGTAATCGTAGTTGATGGTTATTATTTAACATTTTGCATTAAggtgaaagagccagcatggttttgtagttttgagtgttgggttagaCCAAGGTTTGAGTCGCTGTTCAACCGCAGAAGCACTCTAGgagcccttgggcaagtcacactctctcagccgacAAATGTTTCTGGAGGTATCTTGTCAAGACACCCCCATTGGTAGGTCGATGGTTGGGCTACCATCCATCCTGAAGACACACATCTACAACAAGTATGAGAAACCTCTGAGTTTTTCATACCACTGAGTTATGGGGGAAGGTTGCGGTCACCGAAAGAAGGACCATGTTCTCACCCAAAGCCCAATGGTTTCCTCttaggccaagagagtgtgactttcccaggatcAGTTGATGCTTACAGTCCCCACCTTGGCGGTATCGAATCTGCTCTTAAAACAATTCTCACACCCATCCCCTAAATCTTGCGGTGATGGGTGCCGCAATACATATGCTAATTGTTGCATTTCCGGAGCAAGTGCAAACCTGGGCTTCCTCTTCTCAGGTGTTTCcccatccatagaatcatagaatcatagaattggaagagaccgcaagggccatccagtccaacccccttctgccatgcaggaaatccaaatcaaagcatccccgacagttgaccatccagcctctgcttaaagacctccaaggaaggagactccactacactttgagggagtttgttccactgtcgaacagccctttctgttaggaagtttctcctaatgttgtggtggaatctcttctcctgcagcttgcattcattgttctgggtcctgttctctggagcagcagaaaacaagcttgttccctcctcaatatggcatcctttcaaatatttaaacagggctatcatatcacctcataaccttctcttctccaggctaaacatacccagctccaatACTCACGTTGCAGCTGGAGATGATGCCGTCGCCGCCTGCGCAGACCATGTTGGTTTTGACGGTGCTGCCCCACCAACTGGGTTGGGAACATGTGGCGTGGTCCACCACCAAGAGCTGGCCTTGTTGCAGGATCTCTGGCAAGGGGCCGTTGGCTGGAAGGACCCGAGAGCGAGAGAGTTAGCCGGCAAGCAGAGGAACATGGAGAGACCAAGGTTGCAAACGTCACACTTGGACTTCAGAGATATAGGATCAGTATGTGGAGATATCTTGTGGCATGCACTGAAAGACGTTGacatgagctttcctagcctgaagtctacttcctcagatgcatttagatgcaataataacaataataagtagagagatcttgtagcccctttgagactaactgaaaggaagaagttggcagcatggcctTCCTAggtttaagtctacttcctcggatgcatttagatgcaataataattagcaataaataaataaataatatgtagagagatcttgtagcccctttgagactcactgaaagaaagaggttggaagcatgagctttcctaggctcaagtctacttcctcaggtgcatttccACTTGAAGTTGGGTTTTATTTAGGTGCCAAAACATAACTGTTTGCAGAAGCTGTTAGGTCCTCGTTTGGCCCCAAATGATTTTGGAGTGTTTTAACCAGTTTCCAACTTCTGCAATGGGTTCTTGGTCTTGTTttaagttatttttaagtgtttcGAACGGTGTTTGTCCATTCATGtaatgggttgagtgttggacaaggattgACCGACACTGGAAATGCATCAATTGATCCTGGGACATTGGTCAGGCTCTCTTGACctaaaaggaaagcaatggcaaatgtgCCTTAAAGGAATCTTGCTAGGAAAGACGTATGATGTAGGATCTATATGAAGATGACAAAGAGTGCAACCATGTGCCTCTTTTGACTGCTTTTGAGGGACCGAAGCCATAAGGAAACACTTACTGATCAGGCGTCCCCATCCGGTGACATAGCAAGCCACATTGTTGGCCAAGATGGAGTTGGCTTTTGGGAGGCAAGCCGGCTGGATCTTATCACTTAGGGTAACCGCTTTGGCCAGTTTGATGAGTGCAATATCGTTCCtgttttgataataataataataactgtttatttatataccgcttttccacacgatcaaaatggtttacatcACAAGATGGggcaaaaagggaaggaaagaccTGATGGGTGTGTATATAGCAAAaccttggtttggttccaggacacctgtGGATACcgacatccatggatgctccagtcccatgaaatacaacaGGATATTAAAATGGTTCCCTTGacattaaaattgcaaaatcaagctttgctttttgctttttggaatgcatatttttaatattttcaagccatggatggt includes the following:
- the CELA2A gene encoding chymotrypsin-like elastase family member 2A, which translates into the protein MIGALFAVLALASAAFGCGVPTYQPNLSRVVGGNDARQNSWPWQASLQYSSSGTWRHTCGGTLIADNWVMTAAHCISSSRTYRVYLGKYNLSATETGSVAISPETIIVHPKWDSGSVSKGNDIALIKLAKAVTLSDKIQPACLPKANSILANNVACYVTGWGRLITNGPLPEILQQGQLLVVDHATCSQPSWWGSTVKTNMVCAGGDGIISSCNGDSGGPLNCQTSGGQWEVHGVVSFGSALGCNYYRKPSVFTRVSVFNDWIEQVMATH